The Columba livia isolate bColLiv1 breed racing homer chromosome 13, bColLiv1.pat.W.v2, whole genome shotgun sequence genome has a segment encoding these proteins:
- the TMEM170A gene encoding transmembrane protein 170A, with amino-acid sequence MEGGEPGGGGGLLQQILSLRLVPRVGNGTTTYSSPLSTFPEMWYGVFLWALVSSLSFHVPAALLALFTLRHHKYGRFMSVSLLLMGIVGPITAGILTSAAIAGVYRAAAKKMIPFEALILGVGQTFCVVVVSFLRILATL; translated from the exons ATGGAGGGCGGCgagccgggcggcggcgggggcctCCTGCAGCAGATCCTCAGCCTCCGCCTGGTGCCCCGCGTGGGCAACGGCACCACCACCTACTCCAGCCCGCTCTCCACCTTCCCAG AGATGTGGTACGGCGTCTTCCTCTGGGCCCTtgtctcctccctctccttccacGTCCCGGCCGCGTTGCTGGCACTCTTCACGCTCCGGCACCACAAGTACGGCCGGTTCATGTCCGTGAGCCTCCTCCTCATGGGCATCGTGGGACCCATCACCGCCGGCATCCTCACAA GTGCTGCCATTGCTGGAGTTTACAGAGCTGCAGCGAAAAAAATGATTCCCTTTGAAGCCCTAATTTTAGGAGTGGGTCAGACGTTCTGCGTGGTGGTGGTTTCATTTCTACGCATTTTAGCCACTCTCTAG